The following are from one region of the Prionailurus bengalensis isolate Pbe53 chromosome A2, Fcat_Pben_1.1_paternal_pri, whole genome shotgun sequence genome:
- the DDA1 gene encoding DET1- and DDB1-associated protein 1 isoform X2 — translation MADFLKGLPVYNKSNFSRFHADSVCKASNRRPSVYLPTREYPSEQIIVTEKTNILLRYLHQQWDKKNAAKKRDQEQVDLEGESSAPPRKVARTDSPDMHEDT, via the exons GCAGATTTTTTGAAAGGCCTGCCTGTCTACAACAAAAGCAATTTTAGTCGATTTCACGCCGACTCTGTGTGCAAAGCTTCG AACCGTCGTCCCTCAGTCTACCTGCCCACGCGGGAGTACCCATCTGAACAGA TCATTGTGACAGAAAAGACAAACATCCTTTTGCGCTACCTACATCAGCAATGGGACAAAAAG AACGCCGCCAAGAAGAGAGACCAGGAGCAAGTGGACCTTGAGGGTGAGAGCTCGGCGCCCCCCCGCAAGGTTGCACGGACCGACAGCCCGGACATGCACGAGGACACTTAA
- the DDA1 gene encoding DET1- and DDB1-associated protein 1 isoform X1: MEADFLKGLPVYNKSNFSRFHADSVCKASNRRPSVYLPTREYPSEQIIVTEKTNILLRYLHQQWDKKNAAKKRDQEQVDLEGESSAPPRKVARTDSPDMHEDT, encoded by the exons GCAGATTTTTTGAAAGGCCTGCCTGTCTACAACAAAAGCAATTTTAGTCGATTTCACGCCGACTCTGTGTGCAAAGCTTCG AACCGTCGTCCCTCAGTCTACCTGCCCACGCGGGAGTACCCATCTGAACAGA TCATTGTGACAGAAAAGACAAACATCCTTTTGCGCTACCTACATCAGCAATGGGACAAAAAG AACGCCGCCAAGAAGAGAGACCAGGAGCAAGTGGACCTTGAGGGTGAGAGCTCGGCGCCCCCCCGCAAGGTTGCACGGACCGACAGCCCGGACATGCACGAGGACACTTAA